The Vicia villosa cultivar HV-30 ecotype Madison, WI linkage group LG1, Vvil1.0, whole genome shotgun sequence genome includes a region encoding these proteins:
- the LOC131645104 gene encoding uncharacterized protein LOC131645104 yields MQQQQQQEFMAQMMQQMQGTHPPPQQNDRSRGFREFYRMNPPEFHGDSDPLKVHDLLNSVERIFEVTPCSEEDKVVCVAQVLRGPAARWWTNSSARMTTLGIDRTWEHFKAAVLEKYFPDSLRAQKELEFQMLRQGSMTVAQFAAKFEDMATYSSQALYAPNERWKINQFKIGLHGEIDYCVGQQRYNTYAELLEQCYIAEQSLKKIQQEKEQAKPSQENYKRTNQHLRPRGAPSKGKPNQNVRPSHPPFCNKCKRNHVGGCKGSEGVTCFNCSKKGHFAWNCPDRSSQGGNTGRVYTLNAKKAKSNNELIVGTCLLITRLVLF; encoded by the coding sequence atgcagcaacaacaacaacaggaaTTTATGGCACAAATGATGCAGCAGATGCAAGGTACCCATCCACCTCCTCAACAAAATGATAGGAGTAGGGGCTTCCGAGAGTTTTACCGCATGAACCCTCCCGAGTTCCATGGTGATTCAGACCCTCTTAAGGTTCACGATTTGCTCAATAGTGTTGAGAGGATTTTTGAAGTGACTCCGTGTTCAGAAGAAGACAAAGTGGTTTGTGTTGCTCAGGTGTTACGGGGACCAGCTGCTCGATGGTGGACAAATTCTTCCGCCAGGATGACTACATTGGGGATTGATAGGACTTGGGAGCATTTTAAGGCAGCCGTATTGGAAAAGTACTTCCCGGATAGTTTGAGGGCTCAAAAGGAACTAGAATTTCAAATGCTACGCCAAGGCTCCATGACGGTGGCTCAATTTGCGGCAAAATTTGAAGATATGGCAACTTACTCTAGTCAGGCTCTCTACGCCCCTAATGAACGATGGAAGATTAACCAATTTAAGATCGGACTCCATGGAGAGATAGACTACTGTGTGGGACAACAACGTTATAACACTTATGCTGAATTGCTTGAGCAGTGTTACATCGCGGAGCAGAGCCTAAAGAAGATtcagcaagagaaagaacaagccAAACCAAGTCAAGAGAATTATAAAAGGACAAATCAGCACTTGAGGCCAAGAGGAGCACCATCCAAAGGTAAGCCGAACCAGAATGTTAGACCATCACACCCGCCTTTTTGTAACAAATGCAAGCGAAACCATGTTGGAGGATGCAAGGGTAGTGAAGGTGTAACATGCTTTAATTGCAGTAAGAAAGGGCATTTTGCTTGGAATTGTCCAGATAGGAGCAGTCAAGGAGGGAATACAGGAAGGGTGTATACACTTAATGCAAAGAAGGCGAAGAGCAACAATGAACTAATTGTTGGTACGTGTCTATTAATAACCAGACTTGTCTTGTTTTGA